A section of the Spirosoma pollinicola genome encodes:
- a CDS encoding PAS domain S-box protein: MNKLLQSWFDASLQGVAFLTPVRNSQRKVTCFKYRMVNAAFARIIRKPKEELINQVVKKVFDPTQDNDFFLILVSVLESGHEKRLLKHYHIEGEDIWHDITLSRIDDQLMVNVQDVSEHEKTEKELERRFSMESIISSLSSRLVNVSDFEMDAYIPEALEEISEHIGAERASVVLYSNDYQRGDCVHEWCAADIGSKKHTLQDIVISRNDWLLQQLKNRQTLRLQTDKLPVEAGHEKNRLTWLGVQSMIFVPLILSGKTQGFIGFYTISKPKAWDQNDVSLLETFATMIASVFQRLQQETAIRRANQRLEGLHDIDQALLNYRMAGQSPLLIAMKYLYFMVPCERMIVFQLDKSAGLAVVKCRADEGKLDATPGFSVPVSYIQNQFVTGNQTSYHPDLQPESLSEGAERLAYEQGFRSLVIIHLYDRSECIGALALASKTPFFFSDEYRDIARELAGSFAIILHEQRLDEQLKQYTEQLEQRVEERTQEVRRLSTLHQAILKHAGQAIISTDINGIIQTANQACESLMGYPVDELIGRSVHLEPETAENLIPIIAYRDSTDLPEPSTVFAQAIAAHGYFFNECLFVTKDNQKVPILLTASILQDESGAAIGFVGIATDISALKATKAKLVQKNQELNTVFEGAIDLHCIVNADGCFLTVNHAWEITLGYRVDELVELTFEKLIHPDELTLIHQRILSEIDKKPLRNQVNQFQKKDGSYCILEWNAVKIDHLIYASARNITERRQAEVQLRNLNQRLQLATQAAGQGVWELDLEANQSDWDEKMWEIYGLEPQESSPPFAEFLELIHPDDLPGFLERYTLDSSGDSIQNVARFIRPDGAIRYIKAVGQTVRNAQGNAIRQVGVAWDITEQKLAEKALRDSEQKFREIAENVDEVFWIHSAEPFQLLYINPAFERIWGTSLSQLDENPFAFMNVILKEDQLAVWELINQYKAGQEGQLYFRTQESDGPLRWLFVRTFIIRDAADKVIRHIGIISDVTSQKEKEIVLQQTLQREQELNQLKSQFVSTASHEFRTPLATIQTSVDLIKLYLDLPAPSSGPSIQKHLTVIEKQIHQFGILLTDILTIGTIESGKVSFNPQWVDIFSICNEIIATHFSQPVNQRGVRLIREGAPCLVFLDAKLISHVIVNLLSNAFKFSTKAPCLRIAFEETCFVIQIIDEGIGIPARELATLFQAFFRASNTTAIPGTGLGLVIARQFVELHGGHLTLQSEEKKGTTCTVTMPISCAEEAYPVQTKDTISSQHIVHSNEL; this comes from the coding sequence ATGAATAAGCTTTTACAATCATGGTTTGATGCGTCTTTACAGGGTGTGGCCTTTCTAACGCCTGTCCGTAATAGTCAGCGAAAGGTGACGTGTTTTAAATACCGGATGGTTAATGCTGCATTTGCCCGAATTATCCGTAAACCGAAAGAGGAGCTTATTAATCAGGTAGTTAAAAAAGTTTTCGACCCCACTCAGGATAATGATTTTTTTCTCATTCTGGTATCCGTTTTAGAGTCAGGTCACGAGAAACGCTTATTAAAACATTACCATATAGAGGGAGAGGATATCTGGCATGATATTACGCTGAGCCGCATCGACGACCAGTTGATGGTCAATGTGCAGGATGTAAGTGAACACGAAAAAACGGAGAAGGAACTGGAACGACGGTTTTCGATGGAGTCAATCATTTCGAGTCTGTCGAGCCGGTTAGTCAATGTGTCTGACTTCGAGATGGACGCTTACATACCTGAAGCGCTTGAAGAAATTAGTGAGCATATTGGTGCCGAACGGGCATCGGTTGTCTTGTACTCGAATGATTACCAGCGGGGTGACTGTGTTCATGAATGGTGTGCTGCTGACATTGGATCAAAAAAACATACCCTTCAGGATATAGTTATTTCCCGTAACGACTGGTTGCTTCAGCAGCTAAAAAATAGGCAAACTCTTCGGCTACAAACGGATAAATTACCCGTGGAGGCCGGCCATGAAAAAAACAGGCTGACTTGGCTGGGCGTTCAATCGATGATTTTTGTTCCCCTGATTTTGTCAGGAAAAACGCAGGGCTTTATCGGGTTTTATACGATTAGCAAGCCCAAAGCATGGGATCAGAACGATGTTTCATTGCTGGAAACCTTCGCAACAATGATCGCCAGCGTGTTTCAGCGGTTGCAGCAGGAAACCGCAATCAGGCGGGCAAACCAGCGTTTGGAGGGCTTACATGACATTGATCAGGCATTGCTGAATTATCGGATGGCGGGGCAGTCGCCCTTATTGATTGCTATGAAGTATTTATATTTCATGGTGCCTTGCGAACGAATGATTGTCTTCCAACTTGACAAATCGGCGGGTCTGGCAGTGGTTAAATGCCGGGCAGATGAAGGAAAACTAGATGCGACTCCTGGTTTTTCTGTTCCGGTCAGCTACATTCAGAACCAGTTTGTTACTGGAAATCAAACTTCTTACCACCCTGATCTACAACCAGAGTCGTTAAGTGAAGGGGCTGAACGACTTGCTTACGAGCAAGGCTTCCGTTCACTGGTTATCATTCACTTGTATGATCGGAGTGAATGCATTGGCGCCCTCGCGCTGGCGTCTAAAACGCCTTTTTTCTTTTCTGATGAATACCGGGATATTGCCCGTGAACTGGCCGGTTCGTTTGCCATTATTTTACATGAACAACGTCTTGACGAACAGCTTAAACAATATACCGAACAACTTGAACAGCGTGTAGAAGAGCGTACGCAAGAAGTAAGACGCTTGTCGACCTTACATCAGGCCATTTTGAAACATGCAGGGCAGGCAATTATTTCAACAGATATAAATGGCATTATCCAAACCGCTAATCAGGCTTGTGAGAGCTTGATGGGTTACCCGGTCGATGAATTAATTGGTCGGTCTGTACACCTTGAACCGGAAACCGCCGAAAACTTAATACCGATCATTGCCTATCGGGACAGCACAGATTTGCCCGAGCCTTCCACTGTTTTTGCCCAGGCCATAGCTGCTCATGGGTACTTTTTTAATGAATGTCTTTTTGTCACTAAAGATAATCAGAAAGTGCCAATATTGCTGACTGCCAGTATTTTACAGGATGAAAGCGGAGCAGCAATTGGATTTGTAGGTATCGCTACCGATATCTCGGCCTTGAAAGCAACCAAAGCAAAATTGGTACAAAAGAACCAGGAACTGAATACAGTCTTTGAAGGAGCTATTGATTTACACTGTATAGTAAACGCCGACGGGTGCTTTTTGACCGTTAATCACGCCTGGGAAATAACCCTGGGATACCGGGTTGACGAACTGGTTGAACTGACGTTTGAAAAATTGATACATCCCGATGAGTTGACATTAATTCATCAACGTATCCTGTCAGAGATCGACAAAAAGCCGCTTCGTAATCAGGTAAACCAGTTTCAGAAAAAAGATGGTTCCTATTGTATTCTGGAGTGGAATGCCGTAAAAATTGATCATCTCATTTATGCCTCTGCCAGAAATATTACCGAACGACGGCAGGCTGAAGTCCAATTACGAAATCTGAACCAGCGGCTTCAACTGGCCACTCAGGCAGCCGGCCAGGGGGTGTGGGAATTGGATTTAGAAGCGAATCAATCGGATTGGGACGAAAAGATGTGGGAAATTTATGGTCTGGAACCACAAGAATCAAGCCCCCCCTTCGCCGAATTTCTAGAATTGATACACCCGGACGATCTACCCGGTTTTTTGGAACGATATACGTTAGATTCAAGCGGTGATTCAATTCAAAATGTAGCCCGTTTTATACGGCCGGATGGAGCGATCCGATACATTAAGGCTGTTGGTCAAACAGTCCGGAACGCACAAGGGAATGCTATTCGTCAGGTTGGCGTAGCCTGGGATATAACGGAGCAAAAGCTAGCCGAAAAAGCCTTGCGGGATAGTGAACAAAAGTTTCGGGAGATTGCCGAAAACGTCGATGAGGTCTTCTGGATTCATTCCGCCGAACCGTTTCAGCTTCTCTATATTAATCCAGCCTTTGAGCGAATTTGGGGAACCAGCCTTAGTCAGCTGGACGAAAACCCGTTTGCCTTTATGAACGTTATTCTGAAGGAAGACCAACTGGCGGTTTGGGAACTCATTAACCAATATAAGGCAGGGCAGGAGGGTCAATTGTATTTCCGTACTCAGGAGAGTGACGGGCCACTGCGGTGGTTATTTGTTCGCACATTTATTATTCGCGATGCCGCCGACAAGGTTATTCGCCACATTGGCATTATAAGCGATGTGACCAGCCAGAAGGAAAAGGAGATTGTTTTGCAGCAAACATTGCAGCGTGAACAGGAACTCAATCAACTCAAGTCTCAATTTGTCTCGACGGCTTCCCACGAATTCCGTACTCCACTGGCAACAATTCAAACCAGCGTCGATCTTATAAAACTCTACCTGGATTTACCCGCCCCCAGTTCCGGCCCATCTATTCAGAAACATCTTACCGTAATCGAAAAACAGATTCATCAATTTGGTATTCTTTTGACGGATATCCTGACAATTGGTACCATTGAGTCGGGTAAGGTAAGTTTCAATCCTCAGTGGGTAGATATTTTCTCAATTTGCAACGAAATTATTGCTACCCATTTCAGTCAGCCAGTCAACCAACGCGGTGTTCGCCTGATACGGGAAGGGGCGCCCTGTCTGGTTTTCCTGGATGCCAAATTGATTAGTCATGTGATCGTCAATCTGCTTTCCAATGCGTTTAAGTTCTCTACCAAAGCACCCTGTTTACGCATCGCGTTTGAGGAAACCTGTTTTGTTATCCAAATTATTGATGAGGGTATTGGTATTCCGGCCCGCGAGTTAGCAACACTTTTTCAGGCATTCTTTAGAGCTAGTAACACAACGGCCATTCCAGGTACCGGACTTGGGTTGGTCATTGCCCGGCAGTTTGTGGAACTCCACGGCGGCCATCTTACGCTTCAAAGCGAGGAGAAAAAGGGAACTACCTGCACGGTCACGATGCCAATTTCGTGTGCTGAGGAAGCATACCCAGTGCAAACCAAAGACACAATCTCAAGTCAACACATAGTACATAGTAACGAATTATAG
- a CDS encoding PAS domain S-box protein: MSGRLLNVTSDSLDTYILESLAQIGLYNKADRVYIFNYSTDKALMNCTHEWCAEGIESQQEYLQKEPTRFFPWWHQKMLNQETIRITSLDELPPGAAEEKESLKAQNIQSLLVVPLLYDQNLIGFVGFDAVREERDWDKNDLDLLKTFSSLLVTVTNRVKREQLLVRVNKRLMGLSRISNALINSQLKDKQSDMIALEHIYDMIPCEVGIVFRIDKTGEFASAESRMRRGKREAWPGIRFPATYLHNSLFTQGREALVNQLNADSSEFPANLNPYNWGHRSFLAVPLFSRQHYVGLLVLLDKSLGFFTQEHVLIAREVAGQLSILLVQEEANQQLTVQARKLVENNQLLQAIIDNTPSILVLWEPVRKNGRIVDFAYLLTNPVNSVITGLSHDELMEKTLLALFPFAQKNGLFNRLVEVIETGEPQQFELRETLVTGELWGDYSLVRVAGNVLLSIKDITQLKQIEEKLLQNNADLEQRVAERAAEIQELYAMQQAILKYAGLAISATDTRGIIKLVNPALEALSGYQADELVGKVTPGALREPELFKRQIEELRSDSTNPAQNGEELIIDYLLTNDYLRRENTFLTKEGQLIPVLSTLSGLYNEQNQLIGYVDTAMDISYLKTIEQELKQANQRSQLATMAGKLGVWEWNLLTNELLLDANFFTLLRIPQTVKINRIEDVEPLVHPNDLAFFKLNVQKIIDDKSPFDVEFRIVSPIDQAILYIKADGLLLKNENGINHRLIGVVRDRTKKKQANFALKESEHRYRSLVDHLNDVVFHVDLAGSWTYLNPVWQEITGFTVEESLGKPFLDSVFPEDRERNQYLCELLMSRQKSVCTHIIRYKHKEGGYRWIDVFAQVILNEFNEITGITGTLTDITERKKAEESVLESEQRFRDIAENVDEIFWIRDLNQPKFIYMNSAYEKFTGQVADDLYKNPLLFLNFILEEDRGKVMDFFMHNGNNTNFDFRAWHQDGTLRYMSVRVFTVQNEEGLITRRIGVATDVTMAIEKELILEESLQKERTLNVLKSQFISTASHEFRTPLAAINSSVELVKYYVNENKTGTAIQLINQHIDKITNKIFTLNDLISDTLTISKIDEGKVDVNLELIDLIALSESTIKFYFSDRSDKRFVEFNVFGNAEPVTLDKKLTEHVLTNLLSNAFKFSTKNPLLKLNFRPEDVLITVSDEGIGIPEKDIPNLFGKFFRAGNVTSFQGTGLGLAICQEYVTLQQGQIEVDSIEGVGTTFRIILPFSQ, encoded by the coding sequence ATGTCCGGGCGTCTGCTCAACGTAACTTCCGACAGTCTGGATACGTATATTCTTGAATCATTAGCTCAAATTGGGTTATATAATAAAGCGGATCGAGTCTATATTTTTAATTACTCGACAGACAAGGCCTTAATGAATTGTACGCATGAATGGTGCGCAGAGGGTATCGAGTCGCAACAGGAATATCTTCAAAAAGAACCTACCCGGTTTTTCCCCTGGTGGCACCAGAAAATGCTGAATCAGGAAACCATTCGAATAACATCGCTTGATGAATTGCCGCCCGGCGCGGCTGAGGAAAAAGAAAGCCTTAAGGCTCAGAATATTCAGTCTCTTCTGGTTGTGCCGTTATTATATGACCAGAATTTGATTGGTTTTGTTGGCTTTGATGCTGTTCGGGAGGAGCGGGACTGGGATAAAAATGATCTTGATTTATTAAAAACCTTTTCGTCTTTACTTGTTACGGTTACCAACCGGGTTAAACGGGAGCAACTGCTAGTGCGTGTCAATAAACGACTAATGGGGTTGAGTCGTATAAGTAACGCTCTGATCAACAGCCAACTGAAAGACAAACAGTCCGACATGATTGCCCTTGAACATATTTATGATATGATTCCCTGCGAGGTTGGCATTGTGTTTCGCATCGATAAAACAGGCGAGTTTGCCAGTGCCGAAAGTCGAATGCGACGGGGTAAGCGCGAAGCCTGGCCGGGTATCCGTTTCCCGGCAACGTATCTGCATAATAGCCTGTTTACTCAGGGTCGGGAAGCGCTGGTTAACCAGTTAAATGCCGATTCATCTGAGTTTCCGGCTAACTTAAATCCTTATAATTGGGGACATCGCTCGTTTTTAGCCGTACCTCTTTTTTCCCGACAACATTATGTTGGCTTGCTGGTGTTGCTGGATAAATCACTTGGCTTTTTCACCCAGGAACACGTACTCATCGCACGGGAAGTAGCCGGTCAGCTCTCTATTTTATTAGTACAGGAAGAAGCAAATCAGCAGTTAACCGTTCAGGCCAGAAAACTTGTTGAAAATAACCAGCTTTTGCAGGCGATTATTGACAACACTCCATCTATCCTGGTGCTTTGGGAGCCAGTCCGTAAAAATGGTCGTATCGTTGATTTTGCCTATTTGTTAACAAATCCGGTGAATTCAGTCATTACCGGATTGAGCCACGACGAACTAATGGAGAAAACGTTGCTGGCCTTATTTCCTTTTGCTCAGAAAAATGGACTATTTAATCGACTGGTCGAGGTAATCGAAACAGGCGAACCCCAGCAGTTTGAGCTACGGGAAACCCTGGTTACAGGGGAGTTATGGGGAGACTATTCCCTTGTTCGAGTTGCAGGGAATGTTTTACTCTCTATTAAAGATATTACCCAGTTAAAACAAATCGAAGAAAAACTGCTGCAGAATAATGCGGACCTGGAGCAGCGGGTAGCCGAGCGGGCAGCTGAGATACAAGAGCTTTATGCCATGCAGCAGGCAATACTGAAGTACGCCGGTCTGGCTATTTCTGCAACCGATACTCGTGGTATTATTAAACTCGTTAATCCAGCGCTCGAGGCTTTAAGTGGCTATCAGGCTGATGAACTGGTCGGGAAAGTTACGCCTGGTGCCTTGAGAGAGCCTGAACTATTTAAACGACAAATCGAAGAACTAAGGTCAGATTCGACTAATCCAGCCCAAAATGGAGAAGAATTAATTATTGATTATTTATTGACAAACGACTACCTGCGAAGAGAAAACACATTTTTAACGAAGGAGGGACAGTTAATTCCTGTCTTATCAACATTAAGTGGGCTTTATAATGAGCAAAATCAACTCATTGGGTATGTTGATACGGCCATGGATATTTCTTATCTAAAGACGATTGAGCAGGAACTCAAGCAGGCCAATCAGCGGAGTCAACTGGCAACGATGGCAGGAAAACTGGGCGTATGGGAATGGAATTTACTTACTAATGAACTTCTACTGGATGCCAATTTTTTTACCCTGCTTCGTATCCCTCAAACCGTTAAAATTAACCGGATCGAGGATGTCGAGCCGTTGGTGCACCCAAACGACTTAGCATTTTTTAAACTTAATGTTCAGAAAATTATTGATGACAAGAGTCCTTTTGATGTTGAATTCAGGATTGTCTCCCCAATCGATCAAGCGATATTATATATAAAGGCCGATGGGCTACTACTTAAAAATGAAAACGGCATTAATCATCGGCTAATCGGCGTAGTGCGGGATCGTACAAAGAAAAAGCAAGCCAATTTTGCCCTCAAGGAAAGCGAACATCGGTATCGCTCGCTGGTCGATCACCTGAACGATGTTGTCTTTCACGTAGATCTGGCAGGTTCGTGGACCTATCTAAACCCGGTATGGCAGGAGATAACGGGCTTTACAGTTGAAGAGTCATTAGGCAAACCATTTCTGGATTCAGTATTTCCCGAAGACAGGGAGCGAAATCAGTATTTGTGTGAGTTGCTGATGAGTCGCCAAAAGTCAGTATGTACCCATATTATTCGCTATAAACATAAAGAGGGTGGGTACCGATGGATTGATGTATTTGCCCAGGTAATCCTGAATGAATTCAATGAAATAACAGGTATAACAGGCACACTAACGGATATTACGGAACGTAAAAAAGCTGAAGAGTCTGTTTTGGAAAGTGAACAACGGTTTCGCGACATTGCCGAAAATGTGGATGAAATTTTCTGGATTCGCGATCTCAATCAGCCAAAGTTTATTTATATGAATTCAGCTTATGAGAAATTTACCGGGCAGGTTGCCGATGATCTGTATAAAAATCCGCTTCTATTTTTAAATTTTATTCTCGAAGAAGACCGGGGCAAAGTGATGGATTTTTTTATGCATAATGGCAACAATACTAATTTTGACTTTAGAGCCTGGCATCAGGATGGAACACTTCGTTATATGAGCGTCCGGGTATTTACCGTACAAAATGAGGAAGGGCTGATCACACGAAGAATCGGAGTTGCAACAGATGTTACGATGGCTATAGAAAAGGAATTGATCCTGGAAGAATCTCTACAAAAGGAACGAACTTTAAATGTACTTAAATCGCAATTTATTTCAACAGCTTCTCATGAGTTCAGAACGCCACTGGCAGCTATTAATTCTAGTGTTGAACTGGTAAAATATTACGTAAACGAGAATAAGACCGGTACAGCTATTCAATTAATCAATCAACATATTGATAAGATAACTAATAAAATATTTACATTAAATGATCTTATATCAGACACATTAACTATTAGCAAAATTGATGAGGGAAAAGTTGACGTAAATTTGGAATTGATCGACTTGATAGCCCTAAGTGAAAGTACAATAAAATTCTATTTTAGTGATCGAAGTGATAAACGATTCGTAGAATTCAATGTTTTTGGTAATGCTGAACCTGTTACACTCGATAAAAAATTAACAGAACATGTCCTGACGAATTTATTGTCGAATGCATTTAAGTTTTCAACCAAAAACCCACTCTTAAAATTAAATTTCAGACCGGAAGACGTTCTTATTACCGTCAGTGATGAAGGAATTGGTATACCTGAAAAAGACATACCAAATTTATTTGGAAAATTCTTCAGAGCGGGCAATGTCACCTCGTTTCAGGGAACCGGTCTTGGCCTGGCCATCTGCCAAGAGTATGTAACTTTACAGCAAGGTCAGATTGAGGTCGATAGCATAGAGGGTGTCGGCACGACGTTCAGGATCATACTACCTTTTTCTCAATAA
- a CDS encoding hybrid sensor histidine kinase/response regulator produces MTTQLLVIEDDTQIRENLKEMLTLHGFNVETAVNGREGISQALLHPPDLILCDIMMPEVDGYHVLEVVRNNRLIANVPFIFLTAKTEPVDLRRGMDQGADDYLTKPFTLQNLMHTIESRLQREALRKADLKAKLESYRHNLASVAVHEYNTALTGIIGFSSMLIDQHDQFNGEETVTMVKMIKVCGLRLKRSLDNIQLIDALQHIDPDHSAYIHYSSGNTLLTAELIDRCALAVEQRQDRHVSYQVDVEPVQLSISADNLRICLVELVDNAVKFSDAGQSFTVKGEICESGYQIAVTNRGQPFNIEDSAHIGPYKQFDRSLYEQQGFGLGLAIVKKIVEFNKGKLTVESPTPGDTTVLIWLPQWLGGN; encoded by the coding sequence ATGACTACTCAATTACTCGTCATTGAAGACGATACCCAAATTCGGGAAAACCTGAAGGAAATGCTGACGCTGCACGGTTTCAACGTCGAAACCGCTGTCAACGGTCGGGAAGGCATCAGCCAGGCTCTACTGCACCCGCCAGATCTGATTCTGTGCGATATTATGATGCCGGAAGTCGATGGGTATCATGTGCTTGAAGTTGTTCGGAATAACCGCCTGATTGCTAACGTGCCGTTTATTTTCCTGACGGCCAAAACAGAGCCTGTCGACCTGCGTCGGGGCATGGATCAGGGTGCCGATGATTACCTGACCAAACCGTTTACGCTTCAGAATCTGATGCACACCATCGAAAGTCGGTTGCAGCGGGAAGCTTTGCGTAAGGCAGACCTCAAAGCAAAACTGGAAAGCTACCGACACAACCTGGCTTCAGTAGCGGTGCATGAATACAACACCGCCCTGACAGGTATCATTGGTTTTTCGTCTATGCTGATTGACCAGCATGACCAGTTTAATGGCGAAGAAACGGTAACAATGGTGAAGATGATCAAAGTTTGTGGTCTTCGGCTAAAACGTTCGCTGGATAACATCCAATTGATAGATGCGTTGCAACATATCGATCCCGACCACTCGGCCTATATCCATTATTCCAGTGGCAACACCCTGCTAACGGCAGAACTCATTGATAGATGCGCCCTTGCTGTTGAGCAGCGGCAGGATCGCCATGTTAGTTATCAGGTTGACGTGGAGCCCGTTCAGCTTAGTATCTCGGCCGATAATCTACGGATTTGCTTGGTTGAGCTGGTCGACAATGCAGTCAAATTCTCTGATGCGGGGCAAAGTTTTACGGTAAAAGGAGAAATCTGCGAATCTGGTTACCAAATAGCGGTTACCAACCGAGGGCAACCGTTCAACATAGAAGATAGTGCACACATTGGCCCTTATAAACAATTTGACCGTAGTCTATATGAACAGCAGGGCTTTGGGCTGGGATTGGCTATCGTCAAAAAAATCGTTGAGTTTAACAAAGGAAAGCTAACGGTTGAAAGCCCAACACCGGGCGATACGACAGTCTTGATCTGGTTGCCCCAATGGCTGGGTGGAAACTAG
- a CDS encoding response regulator, giving the protein MSIKLLVIEDFAQIRENIAELLTINGYTVRTAADGVKGIVQAKVWQPNLIVCDIMMPDMDGHQVLESIRNYPGLVHVPFIFLTAKADIVDVRRGMVLGADDYLTKPFLGSDLLMAIESRLKRSQQQQGNPDLSTNYLKTIFGHDEKGSMVLQVEDCLYFFTRQRGYYVWHKLGLFQLNKSLEKLTGELNPRDFFRVNRHVVLHRKSIQKYAYWEKGKYCLFISVSEKTQEVILPKARFSAFKAWLSG; this is encoded by the coding sequence ATGTCAATTAAATTACTGGTCATTGAAGATTTTGCGCAAATCAGGGAGAATATAGCTGAACTACTGACTATAAACGGATACACAGTACGAACAGCTGCCGATGGCGTAAAAGGTATTGTACAAGCTAAAGTGTGGCAGCCTAACCTGATCGTATGCGATATTATGATGCCGGATATGGATGGCCATCAGGTGCTTGAGTCGATTCGAAACTACCCGGGGCTGGTCCATGTACCATTTATATTCCTGACTGCCAAAGCTGATATAGTAGACGTACGTCGGGGCATGGTCCTGGGTGCTGATGACTACTTGACAAAACCATTTCTGGGCAGTGATTTGCTGATGGCGATTGAAAGTCGATTAAAGCGAAGCCAGCAACAGCAGGGCAATCCGGACCTCTCGACAAATTATCTAAAAACGATCTTCGGCCACGACGAAAAAGGTAGTATGGTACTTCAGGTCGAAGACTGCCTTTACTTTTTTACCCGGCAAAGGGGCTACTATGTATGGCATAAATTAGGGCTTTTTCAACTCAATAAAAGTCTGGAAAAGTTAACTGGTGAGCTTAATCCCCGGGACTTTTTCAGGGTCAATCGGCATGTTGTCCTGCATCGGAAAAGCATTCAGAAATATGCCTACTGGGAAAAGGGTAAGTACTGTTTATTTATTTCTGTTTCGGAAAAAACTCAGGAAGTGATCCTGCCCAAAGCACGCTTTAGTGCTTTCAAGGCCTGGCTGTCAGGATAG